The following coding sequences are from one Nicotiana tabacum cultivar K326 chromosome 1, ASM71507v2, whole genome shotgun sequence window:
- the LOC107787819 gene encoding osmotin precursor encodes MSNNMGNLRSSFVFFLLALVTYTYAATIEVRNNCPYTVWAASTPIGGGRRLDRGQTWVINAPRGTKMARVWGRTNCNFNAAGRGTCQTGDCGGVLQCTGWGKPPNTLAEYALDQFSGLDFWDISLVDGFNIPMTFAPTNPSGGKCHAIHCTANINGECPRELRVPGGCNNPCTTFGGQQYCCTQGPCGPTFFSKFFKQRCPDAYSYPQDDPTSTFTCPGGSTNYRVIFCPNGQAHPNFPLEMPGSDEVAK; translated from the coding sequence ATGTCCAACAACATGGGCAACTTGAGatcttcttttgttttcttccTCCTTGCCTTGGTGACTTATACTTATGCTGCCACTATCGAGGTCCGAAACAACTGTCCGTACACCGTTTGGGCGGCGTCGACACCCATAGGCGGTGGCCGGCGTCTCGATCGAGGCCAAACTTGGGTGATCAATGCGCCACGAGGTACTAAAATGGCACGTGTATGGGGCCGTACTAATTGTAACTTCAATGCTGCTGGTAGGGGTACGTGCCAAACCGGTGACTGTGGTGGAGTCCTACAGTGCACCGGGTGGGGTAAACCACCAAACACCTTGGCTGAATACGCTTTGGACCAATTCAGTGGTTTAGATTTCTGGGACATTTCTTTAGTTGATGGATTCAACATTCCGATGACTTTCGCCCCGACTAACCCTAGTGGAGGGAAATGCCATGCAATTCATTGTACGGCTAATATAAACGGCGAATGTCCCCGCGAACTTAGGGTTCCCGGAGGATGTAATAACCCTTGTACTACATTCGGAGGACAACAATATTGTTGCACACAAGGACCTTGTGGTCCtacatttttctcaaaatttttcaaacaaagatgCCCTGATGCCTATAGCTACCCACAAGATGATCCTACTAGCACTTTTACTTGCCCTGGTGGTAGTACAAATTATAGGGTTATCTTTTGTCCTAATGGTCAAGCTCACCCAAATTTTCCCTTGGAAATGCCTGGAAGTGATGAAGTGGCTAAGTAG
- the LOC107787825 gene encoding proteinase inhibitor I-A precursor → MVKFAHVVAFLLLASLIQPLTARDLEINVLQLDVSQSGCPGVTKERWPELLGTPAKFAMQIIQKENPKLTNVQTILNGGPVTEDLRCNRVRLFVNVLDFIVQTPQIG, encoded by the exons ATGGTGAAGTTTGCTCACGTCGTTGCTTTCTTGCTTCTTGCATCAC TTATTCAACCCCTCACTGCTCGAGATTTGGAAATCAATGTCTTGCAACTTGATGTGTCTCAGTCTGGTTGCCCAG GAGTGACAAAGGAAAGATGGCCAGAACTTCTTGGGACACCAGCTAAGTTTGCTATGCAAATAATTCAGAAGGAAAATCCAAAACTAACTAATGTTCAAACTATACTGAATGGTGGTCCTGTTACAGAAGATTTAAGATGTAATCGTGTTCGTCTTTTTGTTAATGTATTGGACTTTATTGTACAAACTCCCCAGATTGGTTAA
- the LOC107787812 gene encoding osmotin-like protein precursor: MSNLTTCLVFFLLAFVTYTYASGVFEVHNNCPYTVWAAATPVGGGKRLERGQSWWFWAPPGTKMARIWGRTNCNFDGAGRGWCQTGDCGGVLECKGWGKPPNTLAEYALNQFSNLDFWDISVIDGFNIPMSFGPTKPGPGKCHGIQCTANINGECPGALRVPGGCNNPCTTFGGQQYCCTQGPCGPTELSRWFKQRCPDAYSYPQDDPTSTFTCTSWTTDYKVMFCPYGSAHNETTNFPLEMPTSTHEVAK; the protein is encoded by the coding sequence ATGAGTAACTTAACAACTTGTTTAGTGTTCTTCCTCCTTGCCTTTGTGACTTATACTTATGCTTCCGGCGTATTTGAAGTCCATAACAACTGCCCATACACCGTATGGGCGGCGGCAACCCCTGTAGGGGGTGGCAAACGTCTCGAACGAGGTCAAAGCTGGTGGTTCTGGGCCCCACCGGGTACTAAAATGGCACGTATATGGGGTCGTACCAATTGCAACTTTGATGGTGCTGGTAGAGGTTGGTGTCAAACCGGTGATTGTGGTGGAGTCTTAGAATGTAAAGGGTGGGGTAAACCACCAAACACTTTAGCTGAATACGCGTTGAACCAATTCAGCAACTTAGATTTCTGGGACATTTCTGTAATTGATGGATTCAACATTCCTATGTCTTTTGGCCCGACTAAGCCTGGCCCTGGAAAATGTCACGGAATTCAATGCACAGCTAACATAAATGGTGAATGCCCTGGTGCACTTAGGGTACccggaggatgtaacaacccatGTACAACATTTGGAGGACAACAATATTGTTGTACACAAGGACCATGTGGTCCTACTGAGTTATCAAGATGGTTCAAACAAAGATGTCCTGATGCCTATAGTTATCCTCAAGATGATCCAACAAGTACATTTACATGCACAAGTTGGACTACAGATTATAAGGTTATGTTCTGTCCTTATGGAAGTGCACACAATGAAACAACAAATTTCCCATTGGAGATGCCTACAAGTACTCATGAAGTGGCTAAGTAG